The region ATCCAGAAGTGTCGTTCGCCGTTGTCGTTCCGTGGGCGACGCAAGGGGAGAGCGATGGGATCAATGACCGGATCGGCCGCCGCATTTTAGATGCGTATTTTGAATTGAAAGCGAAGCGGGCGGCCGGCGGCGGGAGCAGCTTCGATGCGCAAGGCGGCGCGGAGGCCGCTGATGCGCGCTGACATCAAAGGCGCCTGAACGGGCGCCTCTTTTTTACGCTTGCAAAAAAATGGCTCTTCACCAAAAGTTGTACTTGATTTTTTCTGAACATACCCTATTTACGCTTGTGAGGGAAAATCAGCACGTTTTGCATATCTTTGTGCAGGAAACCGTATTGCTTGTCAAGTACATGTTGTGGTGAAGAGCCAAAAAAATGATGTTTGTTTACAAAAACTTTACATACCGTCCACACAGCGTTAACGATCGTTTTGTATGCTCATGATAGGAAAAACTCGATCTTCCGTTGCCAGTGAGGGCGGAAGGAAATGAAAGGAGTCACGCCGATGAGTACGATGGCGGTGGTGGAGCGCCGAAAGGAGGACATTCCTTCGGCCCAGTTGGTGAAAAAAGAGGTCGTTTACGAAACGAATGGACTGAACGTATGGTATGGCGAGCATCATGCGTTAAAACATATTCACCTGTCTTTTTATGAACGCGAGATTACAGCGATTATCGGCCCGTCAGGATGCGGCAAGTCAACCTATATCAAAACGCTCAATCGAATGATTGAGCTCATTCCAAACGTCCGGCTCGAAGGGGAGATTTTGTATCGCGGCCGCCGCATTTTTGACACGTCATACCCTGTTGAACAGCTGCGGACGCAAGTGGGCATGGTGTTTCAAAAGCCCAATCCGTTTCCAAAGTCGATTTATGACAACGTCGCCTATGGGCCGCGCATTCATGGGATCCGCGACCGGCGGCGGCTCGATGAGATCGTCGAAAAAAGCTTGCGCCAAGCGGCGCTTTGGGAGGAAGTCAAAGATCGGCTTCATGAAAATGCTCTCGGTTTATCGGGCGGCCAACAGCAACGGCTGTGCATCGCCCGCTGTTTGGCCGTCGAGCCGGATGTCATTTTAATGGATGAACCGACATCAGCGCTCGATCCAATTTCGACAGCGAAGGTCGAGGAGTTGATGGGCGAGCTGAAAACAAAATACAGCATCATCATTGTCACGCATAATATGCAGCAGGCGGCCCGCATTTCTGATCGGACGGCGTTTTTCTTAAACGGAGAAGTCATTGAGTACGGCGAGACAAAAATGTTGTTTTCTCGCCCAGCTGATCAACGGACGGCGGATTATATCGCCGGGCGGTTCGGATAAAAGCGGCCGGGTTGCGTCGGCAATGACGAACAAAAAGTTCGTTTCAAAAAAGGTGTGTTTCTTTCAAAAAAACGCGTTTGATGCGCAGACACAGCCTTAAGAAAAGGTGTCCCGATCCTTTGGGACACCTTCTTTCGTTATGGCTCGGCAATCAAACGGCCGATGGCTGCGTAGTCCATATCGCTCTTCACGTTGTAGACACCGGGGCGGATGGAGCGCGTCAGCCCATGTTGCTCCAAGTAGTCGTTGAAGGCGCGGGCGCTTTGAATGATGCCAGCCTCTTCAAGTTCGCGGGCAAATGTCTCTGGCGTATCTCCTTTCTTAATAACGAGTCGATAGACGTAAACGGTTTGCCCTGATGGTTCGGACATCTGCTTGGCCGACGCTTTCGGAGCGGCGTTCGGCTGAGCGCTGCGGAGCTTGTCGTATTCTTCTTTCGCCACAGCGACAAGCCCGTGCTGCTTAAGAAACGCCTTGACTTCCGCTTCTGTCGGCGCAGCGGGGGGCGAGGCGTAATACGAAGCGCCGATAAGCGACGTAGATAACAGCAAACCGAAGGCGAAGGAACGAATCGAACGTTTGTTCATATCCGCAATCTCCTTACCGCCCGCTCGACTTCTGAGACGGTCAAACCTGTTTCGCGGGCGATGTCTTCGAGCGGGAATCCTTGTTTATGCAAAAACAAGATGCGCCGATCGGCCGGCGGCAACGATCCGCCAAGCCGCGGCGAAGCGGACCGTTGTCGCTCTGGAATGAGGAGCTCCTCCTCGATGACTTGCAATCGCTTTTTAATCTGGTATGTTTCTTGCGCCAGCGAAACGGTCAAATGATCAATTTGTTCTTCGAGCGGTTTCAGTTCATCTTTAGCAAAAAAGGAAATAACAACAAGAATAATGGCTAGAGCTGCCAAAGCGATGATCGCATATTCCACCACGTGCATCCCTCCCCTTTTCACTATACCATATCATTCTCTGCTTGTGGCGTTCTTATTGAAAAAGATGAAATTTAGTGGTGGAAATCGCCACAGAAAAATGGTATCATAGAAAAGTCTGATTATATAAAGTTCGTTTGGAGGGAAAAAAGATGCGTGTGAACATCACATTGGCATGCACAGAATGCGGCGAACGCAACTATATTACGTCGAAAAATAAACGCAACAACCCAGAACGTTTGGAATTGAAAAAATATTGCCCGCGCGATCGCAAAGTCACGTTGCACCGCGAAACGAAGTAAGCAGTGGGAAGATGATTCCTGCTGCTTTTTATCTTTATGGGAGGAAGGGGAAGATGATGGACGGCAAACGGGAATGGCGCCAGCGCATGTTGAATCAGCTTCGGCAGCTTAAAGCGGCAGAAAAAGAGATGTACGATCGGCAAATCGCCGCTCATTTATATCGGTGGCCATTATGGCAAACGGCGCGGACGATCGCCATGACGGTGTCGAGAGAGACGGAAGTCAACACCTTGCCGATCATTGAGCAGGCGTGGCGGGAAGGAAAAACGGTCGGCGTCCCGAAATGCGATCCAAGGGCGAAAACGATGTCCTTTCGGCGGCTCGCGTCGTTTGCCCAGCTCGAAAAAGCGTACGCTGGATTGTTTGAGCCGATTGAAAAACAAACAACGCCGATCGACCGCGATGAGTTTGATCTCATCATTGTCCCAGGGGTCTGTTTTGCCAAAACCGGCTATCGGATCGGCTATGGCGGCGGGTATTACGACCGATATTTGCCGGGTGTTTCGGCGGTGACGGCAGCGCTGGCTTACTCCTTTCAAGTGATGGACGACATTCCGGCTGAGGAGCATGATGTGCCGGTGAAATTCATTATTACTGATCAAGGAGTTCTTCACTGTGAGCGATGAATGGTGGTATATCGCGGTCTCTGCCCTCGCTGCCGGCGGCGGGTGGTTGTTGCGCTCGTTGTCCATATCAGGAGCG is a window of Geobacillus kaustophilus DNA encoding:
- the pstB gene encoding phosphate ABC transporter ATP-binding protein PstB, which gives rise to MAVVERRKEDIPSAQLVKKEVVYETNGLNVWYGEHHALKHIHLSFYEREITAIIGPSGCGKSTYIKTLNRMIELIPNVRLEGEILYRGRRIFDTSYPVEQLRTQVGMVFQKPNPFPKSIYDNVAYGPRIHGIRDRRRLDEIVEKSLRQAALWEEVKDRLHENALGLSGGQQQRLCIARCLAVEPDVILMDEPTSALDPISTAKVEELMGELKTKYSIIIVTHNMQQAARISDRTAFFLNGEVIEYGETKMLFSRPADQRTADYIAGRFG
- a CDS encoding endolytic transglycosylase MltG — its product is MNKRSIRSFAFGLLLSTSLIGASYYASPPAAPTEAEVKAFLKQHGLVAVAKEEYDKLRSAQPNAAPKASAKQMSEPSGQTVYVYRLVIKKGDTPETFARELEEAGIIQSARAFNDYLEQHGLTRSIRPGVYNVKSDMDYAAIGRLIAEP
- a CDS encoding sigma factor-like helix-turn-helix DNA-binding protein, which gives rise to MVEYAIIALAALAIILVVISFFAKDELKPLEEQIDHLTVSLAQETYQIKKRLQVIEEELLIPERQRSASPRLGGSLPPADRRILFLHKQGFPLEDIARETGLTVSEVERAVRRLRI
- the rpmG gene encoding 50S ribosomal protein L33, translated to MRVNITLACTECGERNYITSKNKRNNPERLELKKYCPRDRKVTLHRETK
- a CDS encoding 5-formyltetrahydrofolate cyclo-ligase codes for the protein MMDGKREWRQRMLNQLRQLKAAEKEMYDRQIAAHLYRWPLWQTARTIAMTVSRETEVNTLPIIEQAWREGKTVGVPKCDPRAKTMSFRRLASFAQLEKAYAGLFEPIEKQTTPIDRDEFDLIIVPGVCFAKTGYRIGYGGGYYDRYLPGVSAVTAALAYSFQVMDDIPAEEHDVPVKFIITDQGVLHCER